A segment of the uncultured Desulfobulbus sp. genome:
ACGGCTGCGGCACAATTTTTCCCTGGTAGATATTGTCCGGATTGATCATTTTCGAGGGTTTGAATCCTACTGGGCTGTACCGGCAGAGGAGGAGACCGCACTCAACGGCAGCTGGGAACCGGGCCCAGGAGAGCATTTCTTTGTGGAGATGGGGCGCCGCCTGGGAAAGATGCAAATTATTGCCGAAGATCTGGGGATTATCACCAAAGAAGTTGAGCAGCTTCGAGACTCTTTGAGCTACCCGGGAATGAATATTCTGCTCTTTGCCTTTGATGGCAACCCGGATAACAGCTATCTCCCCTACAACATGAACAAGGCGAGTGTGGTCTATACCGGGACCCACGACAACGACACTGCTGTTGGCTGGTATCTCAGCCCCGAGGTGTCTATTGAGGCCAAACAGCAGGCCAAGCTTTTTGCCAATCGCTTCGATGATAACGCTGGCGGATTCCACAGGGAGCTCATCTATCTAGCATATGGATCACCCGCAAATCTCGCGATTATTCCCATGCAGGATGTACTGGGATTTGGCAACGATTGCCGTATGAATACCCCGGGAACAACAACCGGCAACTGGCAGTGGCGGCTGAGAGGGGCGACACTTTCCCCCGAACTCGCCAACTGGTTGAAGGCGCAGGTCGAACTGTTTGGGCGTTCTTTATCTCCCTGTCACCAATCGCCGGAAAACACTCAGGAGTAGATCAAGACAATGGCATCCTGATTAAAGGAGAGTCGGAGCCGTCCCCCATGGTTGCGACCATAGACTTCCCACCCCGGTTCACCTTTGATCTCACAGTGAAGACACTGGGGAGAGTGAATGTTTTGCAGGCTGTCATTCCAACTGACCAGAGTGTACTCTTTATCATTCTGCCCAGCCAAGGCATCGCCCAGGAGCCGGGCCAGGGTGAAATCAAGGACTGTTCCTTCAAGAGTGATTGCTATATTTTGCATCCTTTCCTCTCTATATTGCTTTTGATAGATCATACCGTACAAGGTTTTCAATGAGGTATCTATAAAGCAATTGATGAAACCCTACATTCGCCCTGATAATGATTCTTCTCTTTGCAAGTGAGCGCCGTTATCGACTATACTGGCTTCGTGTTGATGCGGACTTTTGAGCATCCCCAGGCTGTTTGTCTAATCACCGATTATATTACGACCAAGGAGGATTTGCTGTGAGGAAAACATTGTTCCCGGTGCTGCTGTGTATGTCACTTGGCCTCTTGGCTGGAGGCTGTGCAGGAGATAAAGCTGAGATGGGCTCATCCCACAAAATGGCGATGCATACCCAGGCTGAAACAGGTGTCTACACGGGCAAGGTCGCTGGCGTTTCCCAGCGGGCTCAGACTTTATCGATAACTGTTGGCGCAAAACATGATGGTGGTTCCAAAGGCAAGGTGATGATGCTCAAGTTTGACGCCGATACCAAGGGAATGAATGTCGCCGCCAAGGGAAAACCGGTTAAGGTTGCGTACGAAAAACGTGGCAACGATCTCTATGCCACACAAGTTGAACTGAAGATAGCAAAACTGCCTGCAGGTATCACAGAGATAAAAACCAAAGAACTCAAGCAACTGCTTGATGATGGCAAAAAACTCTACCTGGTCGATTCCCGTCCCACCGGACGCTACAATCAGGGACACCTGCCTGGCGCCCACTCTATTCCCCTGCCAGTGCTCAAGGAGAAAAAAGTAGCTGTTCTTCCAAGAAACAAAAGTACAATGCTTGTTTTTTACTGCGGTGGCATTACCTGTCCCCTCTCCCCCAGCTCTGCGATAATTGCCAAAGATCTTGGTTACACGAATGTGCATGTCTATCATGAGGGTGAGCCAGCCTGGTCCAAACAGGATCTTCCGA
Coding sequences within it:
- a CDS encoding AF1514 family protein, whose product is MQNIAITLEGTVLDFTLARLLGDALAGQNDKEYTLVSWNDSLQNIHSPQCLHCEIKGEPGWEVYGRNHGGRLRLSFNQDAIVLIYS
- a CDS encoding rhodanese-like domain-containing protein, translating into MRKTLFPVLLCMSLGLLAGGCAGDKAEMGSSHKMAMHTQAETGVYTGKVAGVSQRAQTLSITVGAKHDGGSKGKVMMLKFDADTKGMNVAAKGKPVKVAYEKRGNDLYATQVELKIAKLPAGITEIKTKELKQLLDDGKKLYLVDSRPTGRYNQGHLPGAHSIPLPVLKEKKVAVLPRNKSTMLVFYCGGITCPLSPSSAIIAKDLGYTNVHVYHEGEPAWSKQDLPTYSTNSYIKKGNVVLIDIRPTEEAISGRIKGAYSVPYEMLEDRLDDVPRNAPIVLYGNDEVVEAVADVRFEGFKQVSLVEGGYTGWLKSGGEVEKGPIYNMEIKWVRKLGKGEVSVADFRKAASGEDKDAIIVDARTKAEVAELGTFKNTVNIPLDEIPARMHELPKDKKIYVHCSTGARADMAYNELIKNGYNAKFLLLNIKDAACDCEIIRP